One segment of Streptomyces sp. XD-27 DNA contains the following:
- a CDS encoding helix-turn-helix domain-containing protein produces MGRRESPLDPSAGPVQRFAYELRKLRQEAGGLTYRAMAQRARYSVTTLSQAAAGEQLPSLPVALAYVEACGGDRADWEARWREAAAEAAEAAAGERAEDDAAAEPPYRGLARFEPGDHAHFFGRDRLVADVTDLARGNRFAAVFGPSGSGKSSLLRAGLIPALRGDGGPDGRGSGKPGDRTGRSPDAPGEPPPPPAVIRVLTPGEHPARTHRDALVPRTGGGDTWLIVDQFEEVFTLCQDPAERAEFIDALLAARDPGSRLRVVVAVRADFFGRCAEHRALTAALRDATLLVGPMGRAELREAIVRPAAAAGLIVERALTARIVAEVADEPGGLPLMSHALLETWRRRRGRTLTEEAYEAVGGVHGAIAATAERVYGELSPHQADLARRLLLRLITPGEGAQDTRRPVDRAELATGSGDAAAVLERLVRARLVTVDKGVVDLAHEALITAWPRLRGWIEEDRGRLRVHRKLTEAARAWDELDRDPGALYRGARLAEAEEAFGSEAEEAFGSEPERGDLTSLERAFLTASRGGRTRERRRVRAAIGTLSLLLVLAVVAGAVAWQADREGDQRRAEATSRRVASIAENMRATDPATAMRLSAAAWRISHTVEARAALLGAVAQREQDAFILPGAGADSRLVLSADGRRLVTAAPDRVRGWDGAAHRQTGGFRVTGEEQLADLSPDGRHVVMSAGDRLRIRDLASGKPVGPPIGLRSVDETVAYAPSGRTLLFESEEGVRLWDVRQGRVVFQRKGAYVASSAVSPDDRFVALCRGNALEVWDVGARREVRTLRRPAVSRALCGVSDDDLGRVSELLFDPRSHSLVAVEEGLRSWDLRSGRERPRLDHDGLLGEVRFSRDGRFVAAVDDEKILLWRILPDSYELVYRNRAVGEDVSDLRLDPDHGVIRYREGEGSGSAVVRTLFLGDAMASPWHQAPSEGSRIGPDGRLVVMARRAGERMRFELRPTGGGGRATALPPLYCGTGDRPDEVCWAHMAFSGDGGTLAYGVGRLSLADPVGAEQGEQPLPPERIRFWDLRRNRERADLVLSSQKKRTTGLDSIALSSDGAFLLALRQGPGATLEKWDVARRTKAVRRAEPEYGSGGGWSTPPSDAMAVRPDGRRLATTHGMSFALPSGRWTHNNVGQIEALSLAYSPDGNRLAMGERSGRVTVYDGDVTRRLGSLTGTYSDLGHGEESAGALAYSHDGTLLAVAGDQGTVRLWDTASGRPLGGPLPTAGDGIQAVAFSEDDRTLLVAGEHVSPRSYAIDPDRVTATVCERAGGGLSRADWKTYIPEVPYRDVC; encoded by the coding sequence GTGGGTCGCCGTGAGAGTCCGCTGGATCCGAGCGCGGGGCCGGTCCAGCGCTTCGCGTACGAGCTGCGGAAGCTGCGGCAGGAGGCCGGCGGCCTGACCTACCGGGCGATGGCGCAGCGCGCCCGGTACTCGGTCACGACGCTGTCCCAGGCCGCGGCGGGCGAGCAGCTGCCCTCGCTGCCGGTGGCGCTGGCGTACGTCGAGGCATGCGGCGGGGACCGGGCCGACTGGGAGGCGCGCTGGCGCGAGGCGGCCGCGGAGGCAGCGGAGGCCGCGGCCGGGGAGCGGGCCGAGGACGACGCCGCCGCCGAACCGCCGTACCGGGGCCTGGCCCGCTTCGAACCGGGCGACCACGCACACTTCTTCGGCCGCGACCGGCTCGTGGCCGACGTCACGGACCTGGCGCGCGGCAACCGGTTCGCCGCCGTCTTCGGTCCTTCCGGCAGCGGCAAGTCCTCGCTGCTGCGGGCGGGTCTGATCCCCGCGCTCAGAGGTGACGGCGGGCCGGACGGCCGCGGCAGTGGCAAGCCGGGCGACCGAACAGGCCGCTCGCCGGACGCGCCCGGCGAGCCGCCGCCGCCCCCCGCCGTCATCCGCGTCCTCACGCCGGGCGAGCACCCGGCCCGTACACACCGCGACGCACTGGTCCCGAGGACCGGAGGCGGCGACACCTGGCTGATCGTCGACCAGTTCGAGGAGGTGTTCACGCTCTGCCAGGACCCGGCGGAGCGCGCGGAGTTCATCGACGCCCTCCTCGCCGCGCGCGACCCCGGCAGCAGGCTGCGCGTCGTCGTCGCCGTACGGGCCGACTTCTTCGGCCGGTGCGCCGAACACCGCGCGCTGACCGCCGCGCTGCGCGACGCCACGCTGCTCGTCGGCCCGATGGGGCGGGCCGAGCTGCGCGAGGCGATCGTGCGGCCGGCCGCCGCCGCGGGCCTGATCGTGGAGCGGGCCCTGACCGCCCGGATCGTGGCGGAGGTCGCCGACGAACCGGGCGGTCTGCCGCTGATGTCCCACGCCCTGCTGGAGACCTGGCGCCGGCGGCGCGGCCGGACGCTGACGGAGGAGGCGTACGAGGCCGTGGGCGGGGTCCACGGCGCGATCGCCGCGACGGCGGAGCGGGTGTACGGCGAACTCTCCCCGCACCAGGCGGACCTCGCCCGCCGCCTCCTGCTCCGGCTGATCACCCCGGGCGAGGGCGCCCAGGACACCAGGCGCCCGGTGGACCGCGCGGAGCTCGCAACCGGGTCGGGTGACGCGGCGGCGGTCCTGGAGCGCCTGGTACGGGCCCGGTTGGTCACGGTGGACAAGGGCGTCGTCGACCTCGCCCACGAGGCGCTGATCACGGCGTGGCCGCGGCTGCGCGGCTGGATCGAGGAGGACCGCGGACGGCTGCGCGTCCACCGGAAGCTGACGGAGGCCGCGCGGGCGTGGGACGAGCTGGACCGCGACCCGGGGGCGCTGTATCGCGGGGCGCGGCTGGCGGAGGCGGAGGAGGCGTTCGGCTCGGAGGCGGAGGAGGCGTTCGGCTCGGAACCGGAGCGCGGCGACCTCACCTCCCTTGAACGGGCGTTCCTCACCGCGAGCCGCGGCGGCCGCACCCGCGAGCGCCGCCGCGTGCGGGCCGCGATCGGCACGCTGTCCCTGCTGCTCGTCCTGGCCGTGGTGGCGGGCGCGGTCGCCTGGCAGGCCGACCGCGAGGGCGACCAGCGCCGCGCGGAGGCCACCTCCCGCCGCGTCGCGTCGATCGCGGAGAACATGCGCGCCACGGACCCGGCGACGGCGATGCGGCTGAGCGCGGCGGCGTGGCGGATCAGCCACACGGTGGAGGCGCGGGCGGCGCTGCTGGGCGCTGTCGCGCAGCGCGAGCAGGACGCCTTCATCCTGCCGGGAGCGGGCGCCGACAGCCGGCTGGTGCTCAGCGCCGACGGGCGGAGGCTGGTGACGGCCGCGCCCGACCGCGTGCGGGGTTGGGACGGGGCCGCCCACCGGCAGACAGGCGGCTTCCGGGTGACCGGCGAGGAGCAGTTGGCGGATCTCTCCCCGGACGGTCGGCACGTGGTGATGTCCGCGGGCGACCGGCTGCGGATCCGCGACCTCGCCTCCGGGAAACCGGTCGGCCCGCCCATCGGTCTTCGTTCCGTCGACGAGACCGTTGCTTATGCCCCCAGCGGCCGCACGCTCCTCTTCGAGAGCGAGGAGGGGGTCCGGCTGTGGGATGTGCGGCAGGGGCGCGTGGTGTTCCAGCGCAAGGGCGCGTATGTCGCATCGTCGGCCGTCAGCCCGGACGACCGGTTCGTCGCACTGTGCAGGGGAAACGCCCTGGAGGTGTGGGACGTCGGGGCACGACGTGAGGTGCGTACGCTCCGCAGGCCGGCGGTATCGCGCGCGCTGTGCGGCGTCAGCGACGACGACCTCGGCAGGGTGTCGGAGCTGCTCTTCGATCCGCGGAGTCACAGCCTGGTGGCGGTCGAGGAGGGCTTGCGCAGCTGGGACCTGCGGTCGGGGAGGGAACGGCCCCGGCTGGACCACGACGGCCTGCTGGGCGAGGTCCGGTTCAGCCGCGACGGACGGTTCGTGGCGGCAGTGGACGACGAGAAGATCCTGCTGTGGCGGATCCTCCCCGACTCATATGAGCTGGTCTACCGGAATCGCGCGGTCGGCGAGGACGTCTCGGACCTCCGGCTGGATCCGGATCACGGGGTGATCCGGTACCGGGAGGGGGAAGGCTCCGGGTCCGCCGTCGTTCGCACGCTCTTCCTGGGCGACGCCATGGCCTCCCCATGGCACCAGGCCCCCTCCGAAGGATCCCGGATCGGCCCGGATGGACGCCTGGTCGTCATGGCCCGCCGCGCCGGAGAGCGGATGCGGTTCGAACTGCGGCCCACCGGCGGTGGGGGCCGGGCGACCGCTCTGCCGCCGCTCTACTGCGGGACGGGCGACCGCCCGGACGAGGTGTGCTGGGCGCACATGGCGTTCAGCGGCGACGGGGGGACCCTGGCCTACGGGGTCGGCAGGCTGAGCCTTGCGGACCCGGTGGGCGCGGAGCAGGGCGAGCAGCCGCTGCCCCCGGAGCGGATCAGGTTCTGGGACCTGCGCCGGAACCGTGAACGGGCGGACCTCGTGCTCTCCTCGCAGAAGAAGCGGACAACCGGCCTCGACTCGATCGCGCTCAGCTCGGACGGCGCCTTCCTGCTCGCCTTGCGGCAGGGCCCCGGAGCCACTCTGGAGAAGTGGGACGTAGCCCGCCGCACCAAGGCGGTGCGGAGGGCCGAACCGGAGTACGGCAGCGGAGGCGGCTGGTCGACCCCTCCGAGCGATGCGATGGCGGTACGGCCCGACGGGCGACGGCTCGCCACCACCCACGGGATGAGCTTCGCCTTGCCGTCGGGCCGCTGGACCCACAACAACGTCGGACAGATAGAGGCCCTCTCGCTCGCCTACAGCCCCGACGGCAACCGGCTGGCCATGGGCGAGCGCAGCGGCCGGGTGACCGTGTACGACGGCGACGTGACACGGCGTCTGGGCTCGCTGACCGGCACGTACTCGGATCTGGGCCACGGAGAGGAGTCGGCGGGCGCCCTCGCCTACTCCCACGACGGCACCCTGCTCGCCGTGGCGGGAGACCAGGGCACCGTGCGGCTGTGGGACACCGCCTCCGGCCGCCCCCTCGGCGGCCCGCTGCCCACCGCGGGCGACGGCATCCAGGCCGTCGCGTTCAGCGAGGACGACCGGACGCTGCTGGTGGCCGGTGAGCACGTATCCCCTCGCTCGTACGCCATCGACCCCGACCGCGTCACCGCCACCGTCTGCGAGCGCGCGGGCGGCGGCCTGTCCCGCGCGGACTGGAAAACGTACATCCCGGAGGTGCCGTACCGCGACGTCTGCTGA
- a CDS encoding Orn/Lys/Arg decarboxylase N-terminal domain-containing protein: MADDGTVLFAVREFPESGGAGAEQLRRIRKELESGGFEVRWAATADDAQAVLRTEAGLAAAVVDWGLPGDGDCKSGGEPGGADVLRQAGRRFRDLPVFLVTAGEDLDHLPLWVAETVIGYIWPLEDTAAFIAGRIAGAARDYQQDLLPPFFKALRRFDDAHEYSWHTPAHSGGVAFLKSPVGRAFHDYFGERLLRSDLSISVEELGSLFEHTGPVGAAERNAARVFGADRTYFVLHGDSTCDRMVGHFSVTRDEIALVDRNCHKSVLHGLVLSGARPVYLVPTRNGYGLAGPLPPAEIEAGAVASRIARNPLANGAVSPEAPYAVLTNSTYDGLCYDALQVARALAPSTPRLHFDEAWFAYARFHPLYAGRYGMAVGPDTFPGPERPTVFSTQSTHKLLAALSQSAMVHVKPAPRAPVEHDRFNEAFMMHGTTSPLYPMIASLDVATAMMDGPQGRWLIDEAVTEAVRFRQTVVRVGRRIAAAGDRPGWFFGVWQPETVTDPATGERLPLADAPAELLRTEPSCWQLEPGADWHGFTGLTEGYCLLDPVKVTLTCPGIDATGRMSDWGIPARVLTAYLATRNIVVEKTDSYTTLILFSMGITKGKWGTLMDALMDFKALYDEDAPLERVLPELVAEYPRRYTGRTLRELCQEMHDHLRQARLVELLDTAFQDLPEPVTPPQHCYQRLIRGGTERVRLADAADRVAAAMVTVTPPGIPVLMPGENTGTPDGPLLRYLAALESFDRRFPGFRSETHGVTVDPDTGDYLIECVRRIPAQQSGPTAAERQEA, encoded by the coding sequence ATGGCAGACGACGGCACGGTTCTGTTCGCGGTACGCGAGTTCCCGGAGAGCGGAGGCGCGGGAGCCGAGCAGCTCCGCAGGATCCGCAAGGAGTTGGAGAGCGGCGGCTTCGAGGTGCGCTGGGCCGCCACCGCCGACGACGCGCAGGCCGTGCTGCGTACCGAGGCGGGCCTGGCGGCCGCCGTCGTGGACTGGGGCCTCCCGGGAGACGGGGACTGCAAGTCCGGCGGCGAGCCCGGCGGCGCCGACGTGCTGCGCCAGGCCGGCCGGCGCTTCCGGGACCTCCCGGTCTTCCTCGTCACGGCGGGCGAGGACCTGGACCACCTGCCGCTGTGGGTGGCGGAGACGGTCATCGGCTACATCTGGCCGCTGGAGGACACCGCGGCGTTCATCGCCGGACGGATCGCCGGCGCCGCCCGCGACTACCAGCAGGACCTGCTGCCGCCGTTCTTCAAGGCGCTGCGCCGCTTCGACGACGCGCACGAGTACTCCTGGCACACCCCCGCCCACTCCGGCGGCGTCGCCTTCCTCAAGTCCCCGGTCGGCCGGGCCTTCCACGACTACTTCGGGGAGCGGCTGCTCCGCAGCGACCTGTCGATCTCCGTCGAGGAGCTCGGCTCGCTGTTCGAGCACACCGGCCCGGTCGGCGCGGCGGAGCGCAACGCCGCCCGCGTCTTCGGCGCCGACCGCACGTACTTCGTCCTGCACGGCGACTCCACCTGCGACCGCATGGTCGGCCATTTCAGCGTCACCCGCGACGAGATCGCGCTGGTGGACCGCAACTGCCACAAGTCGGTCCTGCACGGTCTGGTCCTCTCCGGGGCCCGGCCGGTGTATCTGGTCCCCACCCGCAACGGCTACGGGCTGGCGGGCCCCCTGCCGCCCGCGGAGATCGAGGCCGGTGCGGTGGCGTCCCGGATCGCCCGCAATCCGCTGGCGAACGGGGCGGTCTCCCCCGAGGCCCCGTACGCGGTCCTCACCAACTCCACGTACGACGGCCTGTGCTACGACGCCCTCCAGGTGGCCCGGGCGCTGGCGCCCAGCACGCCCCGGCTGCACTTCGACGAGGCGTGGTTCGCCTACGCCCGCTTCCACCCGCTCTACGCCGGGCGGTACGGCATGGCGGTGGGCCCCGACACCTTCCCCGGCCCGGAGCGCCCCACCGTCTTCTCCACCCAGTCCACCCACAAGCTGCTGGCAGCGCTGTCGCAGAGCGCCATGGTGCACGTCAAGCCCGCGCCCCGGGCGCCGGTCGAACACGACCGGTTCAACGAGGCGTTCATGATGCACGGCACCACCTCGCCGCTGTATCCGATGATCGCCTCCCTGGACGTGGCCACCGCGATGATGGACGGGCCGCAGGGCCGCTGGCTGATCGACGAGGCGGTGACCGAGGCCGTCCGCTTCCGCCAGACGGTCGTGCGCGTCGGTCGGCGCATCGCGGCCGCCGGTGACCGGCCCGGCTGGTTCTTCGGCGTCTGGCAGCCCGAGACCGTGACCGACCCGGCCACCGGCGAGCGGCTGCCCCTCGCCGACGCCCCGGCCGAACTCCTGCGTACGGAGCCGTCCTGCTGGCAGTTGGAGCCGGGCGCCGACTGGCACGGCTTCACCGGCCTGACCGAGGGCTACTGCCTGCTCGACCCCGTCAAGGTCACCCTCACCTGCCCCGGCATCGACGCCACCGGCCGGATGTCCGACTGGGGCATTCCCGCGCGCGTCCTCACCGCCTATCTGGCCACCAGGAACATCGTGGTGGAGAAGACCGACAGCTACACCACGCTCATCCTGTTCTCCATGGGGATCACCAAGGGCAAGTGGGGCACGCTCATGGACGCTCTGATGGACTTCAAGGCGCTGTACGACGAGGACGCGCCGCTGGAGCGCGTGCTGCCCGAGCTGGTCGCCGAGTACCCGCGGCGCTACACCGGCCGGACCCTGCGCGAGCTGTGCCAGGAGATGCACGACCACCTGCGCCAGGCCCGCCTGGTCGAACTGCTCGACACCGCCTTCCAGGACCTGCCCGAGCCGGTCACCCCGCCCCAGCACTGCTACCAGCGCCTGATCCGCGGCGGCACCGAGCGGGTACGGCTGGCCGACGCCGCCGACCGCGTGGCCGCCGCCATGGTCACGGTCACCCCGCCCGGCATCCCCGTCCTGATGCCCGGCGAGAACACCGGCACCCCCGACGGCCCCCTCCTGCGCTACCTGGCGGCCCTGGAGTCCTTCGACCGCCGCTTCCCCGGCTTCCGCAGCGAGACCCACGGCGTCACCGTCGACCCGGACACCGGCGACTACCTGATCGAATGCGTACGCCGCATCCCGGCCCAGCAGAGCGGCCCCACGGCCGCGGAACGCCAGGAGGCGTAA
- a CDS encoding response regulator — translation MTGAAGSGAAHGHAIRVLVVEDDPVAADAHALYVSRVPGFTVAGTAHSAGGARRLLERSPVDLLLLDLYLPDGHGLQLIRSLRAAGHSADVIAVTSARDLAVVREGVSLGVVQYVLKPFTFGTLRDRLLRYAEFRATAGEASGQDEVDRALAALRAPQPAALPKGLTPATLDAVTRALRSAPDGISAGAAAETVGISRITARRYLEYLVDAGRADRAPQYGQVGRPELVYRWQSHDRT, via the coding sequence ATGACCGGGGCGGCAGGGAGCGGCGCGGCGCACGGGCACGCCATCCGGGTACTCGTCGTCGAAGACGACCCCGTGGCGGCAGACGCCCACGCGCTCTACGTGTCCCGCGTACCCGGCTTCACCGTGGCCGGGACGGCGCACTCCGCGGGCGGGGCCCGGCGCCTTCTGGAGCGCTCGCCCGTGGACCTGCTGCTGCTGGATCTCTATCTCCCCGACGGGCACGGCCTCCAGCTCATCCGTTCGCTGCGCGCGGCGGGCCACAGCGCCGACGTGATCGCGGTGACCTCGGCCCGGGATCTGGCCGTGGTCCGCGAGGGCGTCTCGCTCGGGGTGGTGCAGTACGTCCTGAAACCGTTCACGTTCGGCACGCTGCGGGACCGGCTGCTGCGGTACGCGGAGTTCCGGGCCACCGCCGGCGAGGCCAGCGGGCAGGACGAGGTGGACCGGGCCCTGGCCGCGCTGCGCGCCCCGCAGCCCGCCGCCCTGCCGAAGGGGCTGACGCCCGCCACGCTCGACGCGGTGACCCGCGCCCTCCGGTCGGCGCCGGACGGGATCTCGGCGGGGGCGGCGGCCGAGACGGTCGGCATCTCGCGGATCACCGCGCGGCGGTATCTGGAGTACCTGGTCGACGCGGGCCGGGCCGACCGGGCCCCGCAGTACGGCCAGGTCGGCAGGCCGGAACTGGTCTACCGCTGGCAGTCCCACGACAGAACCTGA